From Apium graveolens cultivar Ventura chromosome 9, ASM990537v1, whole genome shotgun sequence, the proteins below share one genomic window:
- the LOC141684489 gene encoding uncharacterized protein LOC141684489 isoform X1 encodes MVHSIGSGKMAAIARILAQESVSHTITEDVGCNKLADQYIQREFWEADEANLLDEDDMHVFGLKPTTDPLNLVCCNKCKKPVRDSQFAVHAELCRSLSSVEVIAPKLNHGTKRKKPPAKERKKSSKVPGVQPTLAQEMKPSKTNGSHGSGPSGSRLNKQMQLTSSSRNGRKGIALCADGPLMMDTPEINSGFVDGAAGAEEPPLKHSKLLAADSQLILDQLGTAKGVNKNLFLNTQEALTCEFRTGSKMGSGKTSEHVVGCQIPRQVHNSNSPTRGVPAPMATKIYYSQRDQRIRSAINDLYKASSDECWSDG; translated from the exons ATGGTTCACTCAATTGGAAGTGGTAAAATGGCGGCCATAGCAAGGATTTTGGCGCAGGAAAGCGTTTCACACACAATTACTG AAGATGTAGGCTGTAACAAATTGGCTGATCAATATATACAGAGAGAATTCTGGGAGGCAGATGAAGCAAATTTGCTAGATGAAGATG ATATGCATGTGTTTGGTCTGAAGCCTACTACAGATCCTTTAAATCTG GTATGTTGCAATAAGTGTAAGAAGCCGGTGAGGGACAGTCAGTTCGCAGTTCATGCAG AGCTCTGTAGATCATTGAGTTCTGTTGAAGTAATTGCGCCGAAGCTTAATCATGGTACCAAACGAAAAAAACCTCCAGCGAAGGAGAGAAAGAAGTCATCAAAAGTGCCTGGTG TCCAACCAACTTTGGCTCAAGAAATGAAACCTTCAAAAACTAATGGTAGCCATGGAAGTGGTCCCTCAGGCTCCCGTTTAAACAAGCAAATGCAATTGACTTCTTCCTCCCGCAATGGACGAAAAG GAATTGCCCTATGTGCAGATGGGCCGCTTATGATGGATACTCCAGAAATCAATTCCGGATTTGTGGATGGAGCGGCAGGTGCAGAGGAACCCCCGCTAAAACATTCCAAGTT GTTAGCTGCTGACAGTCAACTAATATTGGATCAATTAGGAACTGCAAAAGGTGTAAAcaaaaatttgtttttaaataCTCAGGAGGCACTTACCT GCGAGTTTCGGACCGGATCAAAAATGGGAAGCGGAAAGACATCTGAGCATGTTGTTGGATGTCAAATCCCAAGGCAAGTCCATAACAGCAACAGTCCAACCAGAG GTGTTCCAGCTCCTATGGCGACCAAAATTTATTACTCTCAGAGAGATCAGCGTATTCGTTCTGCCATCAATGATCTATACAAGGCATCTAGTGATGAATGTTGGAGTGATGGTTGA
- the LOC141684489 gene encoding uncharacterized protein LOC141684489 isoform X2, which translates to MVHSIGSGKMAAIARILAQESVSHTITEDVGCNKLADQYIQREFWEADEANLLDEDDMHVFGLKPTTDPLNLVCCNKCKKPVRDSQFAVHAELCRSLSSVEVIAPKLNHGTKRKKPPAKERKKSSKVPGVQPTLAQEMKPSKTNGSHGSGPSGSRLNKQMQLTSSSRNGRKDGPLMMDTPEINSGFVDGAAGAEEPPLKHSKLLAADSQLILDQLGTAKGVNKNLFLNTQEALTCEFRTGSKMGSGKTSEHVVGCQIPRQVHNSNSPTRGVPAPMATKIYYSQRDQRIRSAINDLYKASSDECWSDG; encoded by the exons ATGGTTCACTCAATTGGAAGTGGTAAAATGGCGGCCATAGCAAGGATTTTGGCGCAGGAAAGCGTTTCACACACAATTACTG AAGATGTAGGCTGTAACAAATTGGCTGATCAATATATACAGAGAGAATTCTGGGAGGCAGATGAAGCAAATTTGCTAGATGAAGATG ATATGCATGTGTTTGGTCTGAAGCCTACTACAGATCCTTTAAATCTG GTATGTTGCAATAAGTGTAAGAAGCCGGTGAGGGACAGTCAGTTCGCAGTTCATGCAG AGCTCTGTAGATCATTGAGTTCTGTTGAAGTAATTGCGCCGAAGCTTAATCATGGTACCAAACGAAAAAAACCTCCAGCGAAGGAGAGAAAGAAGTCATCAAAAGTGCCTGGTG TCCAACCAACTTTGGCTCAAGAAATGAAACCTTCAAAAACTAATGGTAGCCATGGAAGTGGTCCCTCAGGCTCCCGTTTAAACAAGCAAATGCAATTGACTTCTTCCTCCCGCAATGGACGAAAAG ATGGGCCGCTTATGATGGATACTCCAGAAATCAATTCCGGATTTGTGGATGGAGCGGCAGGTGCAGAGGAACCCCCGCTAAAACATTCCAAGTT GTTAGCTGCTGACAGTCAACTAATATTGGATCAATTAGGAACTGCAAAAGGTGTAAAcaaaaatttgtttttaaataCTCAGGAGGCACTTACCT GCGAGTTTCGGACCGGATCAAAAATGGGAAGCGGAAAGACATCTGAGCATGTTGTTGGATGTCAAATCCCAAGGCAAGTCCATAACAGCAACAGTCCAACCAGAG GTGTTCCAGCTCCTATGGCGACCAAAATTTATTACTCTCAGAGAGATCAGCGTATTCGTTCTGCCATCAATGATCTATACAAGGCATCTAGTGATGAATGTTGGAGTGATGGTTGA
- the LOC141684488 gene encoding putative serine/threonine-protein kinase At1g54610 isoform X2: protein MGCVFGRDLSNSRPSSSGVVAERDRDRGGESDLSRKREKVVVEKGEKKEGLGKIQNGGDQKDGRSGERRRKPNPRLSNPLKNVHGEQVAAGWPSWLSAVAGEAINGWTPRRADTFEKIDKIGQGTYSNVYKARDTVTGKIVALKKVRFDNLEPESVKFMAREILILRRLDHPNVIKLEGLVTSRMSCSLYLVFEYMEHDLAGLAASPTIKFTEPQVKCYMHQLLSGLEHCHNRHVLHRDIKGSNLLLDNSGTLKIADFGLASFFDPKHKQPMTSRVVTLWYRPPELLLGATDYGVGVDLWSAGCILAELLAGKPIMPGRTEVEQLHKIFKLCGSPSEEYWKKSKLPHATIFRPQQSYKRSIADTFKDFPASSLPLIETLLAIDPAERQTATSALRSEFFATKPYACDPSSLPKYPPSKEMDAKLRDEEARRATGKSNADGVKKSRTRDRAARAIPAPEANAELQANLDRRRLITHANAKSKSEKFPPPHQDATLGYPLGSSHNIDPAFDPPDVPFSTMNFSYAKAPMQTWSGPLQDPAAVGAPRRSKPSKKDSQRTRHSSRTRQ, encoded by the exons ATGGGGTGTGTGTTTGGGAGAGATTTGTCGAATTCGAGACCAAGTAGTTCTGGGGTTGTAGCTGAAAGGGATAGGGATAGAGGGGGAGAGAGTGATTTGTCAAGAAAGAGAGAGAAAGTTGTGGTAGAGAAGGGTGAGAAAAAGGAAGGTTTAGGTAAGATTCAGAATGGGGGAGATCAGAAAGATGGGAGAAGCGGTGAGAGGAGACGGAAACCGAATCCGAGGTTGAGTAATCCTTTGAAGAATGTACATGGTGAGCAAGTGGCTGCTGGATGGCCGTCGTGGCTTTCGGCAGTTGCAGGTGAGGCAATCAATGGTTGGACGCCTCGTCGGGCGGATACTTTCGAGAAAATTGATAAG ATTGGGCAAGGAACATATAGTAATGTGTACAAAGCTAGGGATACGGTAACAGGAAAAATTGTTGCATTGAAGAAGGTCCGATTTGATAATTTGGAGCCTGAGAGCGTGAAATTTATGGCTAGAGAGATTTTGATTTTGCGTCGTCTAGATCATCCGAATGTTATAAAACTGGAAGGCCTGGTGACGTCAAGAATGTCATGTAGTCTGTACCTTGTGTTTGAATATATGGAGCATGATTTGGCTGGACTAGCTGCTAGCCCAACAATCAAGTTTACGGAGCCACAG GTCAAGTGTTACATGCATCAACTATTGTCAGGTCTCGAGCACTGTCACAACCGTCATGTGTTGCATCGAGATATTAAGGGTTCAAATCTTCTTCTTGACAATTCTGGGACACTTAAGATTGCTGATTTTGGTTTGGCTTCCTTCTTTGACCCTAAACACAAGCAACCAATGACTAGTCGGGTTGTTACATTATGGTATCGACCCCCGGAACTTCTTCTTGGGGCCACTGATTATGGTGTAGGCGTGGATCTATGGAGTGCTGGTTGCATTTTGGCTGAATTGTTGGCAGGGAAACCTATAATGCCTGGCCGCACAGAG GTGGAGCAGCTACACAAGATTTTCAAGTTATGTGGTTCCCCTTCTGAAGAATATTGGAAAAAATCGAAGTTGCCGCATGCAACCATATTTAGGCCCCAACAGTCATACAAACGATCCATAGCTGATACGTTCAAAGATTTTCCAGCTTCATCGTTGCCATTAATTGAGACTCTGCTTGCAATCGACCCAGCTGAGCGCCAAACTGCGACATCTGCGTTGAGGAGTGAG TTTTTTGCTACCAAGCCTTATGCTTGTGACCCTTCAAGCCTTCCAAAATATCCCCCCAGCAAAGAGATGGATGCAAAATTACGGGATGAAGAAGCTAGAAG GGCTACTGGAAAATCCAATGCTGATGGTGTAAAGAAAAGTCGTACTCGTGATCGAGCTGCCAGAGCAATCCCTGCTCCAGAAGCTAATGCAGAGCTACAAGCAAATCTTGAT AGGCGACGCTTAATCACACATGCAAATGCAAAGAGCAAGAGCGAGAAATTTCCTCCTCCTCACCAGGATGCAACACTTGGTTATCCATTGGGTTCCTCACACAACATAGATCCAGCCTTTGATCCTCCTGATGTTCCATTTAGTACCATGAATTTCTCATATGCAAAAGCACCCATGCAAACTTGGTCCGGCCCATTGCAGGATCCTGCTGCTGTTGGAGCCCCAAGGAGATCTAAGCCATCAAAGAAGGATTCTCAGAGAACTAGACATTCTTCTCGGACCAGACAATAG
- the LOC141684488 gene encoding putative serine/threonine-protein kinase At1g54610 isoform X1 encodes MGCVFGRDLSNSRPSSSGVVAERDRDRGGESDLSRKREKVVVEKGEKKEGLGKIQNGGDQKDGRSGERRRKPNPRLSNPLKNVHGEQVAAGWPSWLSAVAGEAINGWTPRRADTFEKIDKIGQGTYSNVYKARDTVTGKIVALKKVRFDNLEPESVKFMAREILILRRLDHPNVIKLEGLVTSRMSCSLYLVFEYMEHDLAGLAASPTIKFTEPQVKCYMHQLLSGLEHCHNRHVLHRDIKGSNLLLDNSGTLKIADFGLASFFDPKHKQPMTSRVVTLWYRPPELLLGATDYGVGVDLWSAGCILAELLAGKPIMPGRTEVEQLHKIFKLCGSPSEEYWKKSKLPHATIFRPQQSYKRSIADTFKDFPASSLPLIETLLAIDPAERQTATSALRSEFFATKPYACDPSSLPKYPPSKEMDAKLRDEEARRLRATGKSNADGVKKSRTRDRAARAIPAPEANAELQANLDRRRLITHANAKSKSEKFPPPHQDATLGYPLGSSHNIDPAFDPPDVPFSTMNFSYAKAPMQTWSGPLQDPAAVGAPRRSKPSKKDSQRTRHSSRTRQ; translated from the exons ATGGGGTGTGTGTTTGGGAGAGATTTGTCGAATTCGAGACCAAGTAGTTCTGGGGTTGTAGCTGAAAGGGATAGGGATAGAGGGGGAGAGAGTGATTTGTCAAGAAAGAGAGAGAAAGTTGTGGTAGAGAAGGGTGAGAAAAAGGAAGGTTTAGGTAAGATTCAGAATGGGGGAGATCAGAAAGATGGGAGAAGCGGTGAGAGGAGACGGAAACCGAATCCGAGGTTGAGTAATCCTTTGAAGAATGTACATGGTGAGCAAGTGGCTGCTGGATGGCCGTCGTGGCTTTCGGCAGTTGCAGGTGAGGCAATCAATGGTTGGACGCCTCGTCGGGCGGATACTTTCGAGAAAATTGATAAG ATTGGGCAAGGAACATATAGTAATGTGTACAAAGCTAGGGATACGGTAACAGGAAAAATTGTTGCATTGAAGAAGGTCCGATTTGATAATTTGGAGCCTGAGAGCGTGAAATTTATGGCTAGAGAGATTTTGATTTTGCGTCGTCTAGATCATCCGAATGTTATAAAACTGGAAGGCCTGGTGACGTCAAGAATGTCATGTAGTCTGTACCTTGTGTTTGAATATATGGAGCATGATTTGGCTGGACTAGCTGCTAGCCCAACAATCAAGTTTACGGAGCCACAG GTCAAGTGTTACATGCATCAACTATTGTCAGGTCTCGAGCACTGTCACAACCGTCATGTGTTGCATCGAGATATTAAGGGTTCAAATCTTCTTCTTGACAATTCTGGGACACTTAAGATTGCTGATTTTGGTTTGGCTTCCTTCTTTGACCCTAAACACAAGCAACCAATGACTAGTCGGGTTGTTACATTATGGTATCGACCCCCGGAACTTCTTCTTGGGGCCACTGATTATGGTGTAGGCGTGGATCTATGGAGTGCTGGTTGCATTTTGGCTGAATTGTTGGCAGGGAAACCTATAATGCCTGGCCGCACAGAG GTGGAGCAGCTACACAAGATTTTCAAGTTATGTGGTTCCCCTTCTGAAGAATATTGGAAAAAATCGAAGTTGCCGCATGCAACCATATTTAGGCCCCAACAGTCATACAAACGATCCATAGCTGATACGTTCAAAGATTTTCCAGCTTCATCGTTGCCATTAATTGAGACTCTGCTTGCAATCGACCCAGCTGAGCGCCAAACTGCGACATCTGCGTTGAGGAGTGAG TTTTTTGCTACCAAGCCTTATGCTTGTGACCCTTCAAGCCTTCCAAAATATCCCCCCAGCAAAGAGATGGATGCAAAATTACGGGATGAAGAAGCTAGAAG ACTCAGGGCTACTGGAAAATCCAATGCTGATGGTGTAAAGAAAAGTCGTACTCGTGATCGAGCTGCCAGAGCAATCCCTGCTCCAGAAGCTAATGCAGAGCTACAAGCAAATCTTGAT AGGCGACGCTTAATCACACATGCAAATGCAAAGAGCAAGAGCGAGAAATTTCCTCCTCCTCACCAGGATGCAACACTTGGTTATCCATTGGGTTCCTCACACAACATAGATCCAGCCTTTGATCCTCCTGATGTTCCATTTAGTACCATGAATTTCTCATATGCAAAAGCACCCATGCAAACTTGGTCCGGCCCATTGCAGGATCCTGCTGCTGTTGGAGCCCCAAGGAGATCTAAGCCATCAAAGAAGGATTCTCAGAGAACTAGACATTCTTCTCGGACCAGACAATAG